A DNA window from uncultured Methanoregula sp. contains the following coding sequences:
- a CDS encoding 50S ribosomal protein L40e, which yields MAKFPEAEARLLNVKICMHCNARNAIRATSCRKCGYQNLRPKNKERKA from the coding sequence ATGGCAAAGTTTCCAGAAGCCGAAGCCCGGTTACTCAACGTGAAAATATGCATGCACTGTAATGCACGCAATGCAATTCGTGCAACCAGCTGCCGCAAGTGCGGTTACCAGAACCTGCGGCCCAAGAACAAGGAACGGAAAGCGTAA
- a CDS encoding putative phosphothreonine lyase domain-containg protein: MAEVDPEALADVAYGIFEHLLNRRLREQGRYLYMYVEEGIDFKAELSAIFDAFREEYPQLAEAMINRFSGIDTIYRMLCEGEGTLPSKTTQMYWIVLDAPGSAPEAIEDENAGKWLIFQEPDLADAAWKKVRDATVALELGISAKVSTAKPNPDSRDNRKVIYVYTKDWADEADVMRVREKLRSLGFVDRIGYKRNIETFAGEYAKKGKRVTYYTA, encoded by the coding sequence ATGGCTGAAGTCGATCCCGAAGCGCTGGCTGATGTGGCATACGGCATCTTCGAGCATCTCCTGAACCGCAGGTTGCGGGAACAGGGCAGGTACCTGTACATGTACGTTGAGGAAGGTATCGACTTCAAAGCGGAGCTCTCCGCTATCTTCGATGCATTCCGGGAAGAATACCCCCAGCTGGCAGAAGCTATGATCAACCGGTTCTCCGGTATCGATACGATCTACCGGATGCTCTGCGAAGGGGAAGGGACTCTTCCCTCAAAGACCACCCAGATGTACTGGATTGTTCTTGACGCTCCCGGCAGCGCTCCCGAAGCCATCGAAGACGAGAATGCCGGCAAATGGCTGATCTTCCAGGAGCCGGATCTCGCCGATGCTGCGTGGAAGAAGGTCCGGGATGCGACGGTTGCACTCGAACTGGGTATCTCGGCAAAAGTGAGTACGGCCAAACCCAATCCCGATTCCCGGGACAACCGCAAGGTGATCTACGTGTACACGAAAGACTGGGCGGACGAGGCGGATGTCATGCGGGTCCGGGAAAAACTCCGCTCACTCGGGTTTGTCGACCGTATCGGGTACAAGCGCAATATCGAGACCTTTGCCGGTGAATATGCCAAGAAAGGCAAGCGGGTAACGTATTATACGGCATAA